A portion of the Algisphaera agarilytica genome contains these proteins:
- the metG gene encoding methionine--tRNA ligase has protein sequence MSADPSNTFYVTTPIYYVNDKPHLGHVYTTMVADVVARYHRLRGDDTFFLTGVDEHAAKVSDKAAEHGKTPQEWADLNAEQFRSTFEKLEMTNDDFVRTSSDHHKAKVTEYVKALIDSDDIYEGEYVGWYDAGQEEYVPENKAKDNDYKSEVNGKPLVKKSEKNYFFRLSKYVPALLQHFEANPEFVQPTARKNEIVNRIKEAKDVPISRTGSGGWGIPVPGDEEQTIYVWIDALFNYLTYVDTPDRRHYWQSGATHFIAKDILWFHASIWPALLMALQKCEGYDWVNLPKQVYSHSYWVSKARLDTGEEAVMKMGKSTGNFLDPETLNALVDEFGLDALRYFLSTQGPLGTTDSEFSEDKYIEVYNADLANTFGNSASRVSNMIGKYFDGVLQDAVAINGSDHNYHENIPKSDRTWWDLHRIAFKKTDLSEASRCALMPVTNVDAYIEDTRPFTLAKDPEKMPEVGTILYNCAEALRIASVLLWPFIPDACEKFWSRIGCDYAEQMAANGGQGKLDDWVKWGQLQPGTPIEKGDALFPRYQPPKK, from the coding sequence ATGAGCGCCGATCCCTCCAATACGTTCTACGTCACCACCCCGATCTACTACGTCAACGACAAGCCCCACCTCGGGCACGTCTACACGACGATGGTCGCCGACGTCGTCGCCCGCTACCACCGCCTGCGTGGGGATGACACCTTCTTCCTCACCGGCGTCGACGAACACGCCGCCAAGGTCTCCGACAAGGCCGCCGAGCACGGCAAGACCCCCCAGGAGTGGGCCGACCTCAACGCCGAGCAGTTCCGCTCGACGTTCGAGAAGCTCGAAATGACGAACGACGACTTCGTCCGCACGTCGTCCGACCACCACAAAGCCAAGGTCACCGAGTACGTCAAAGCCCTGATCGACTCGGACGACATCTACGAGGGCGAGTACGTCGGCTGGTACGACGCGGGCCAGGAAGAATACGTCCCCGAAAACAAAGCCAAGGACAACGACTACAAGTCCGAGGTCAACGGCAAGCCGCTGGTGAAGAAGAGCGAGAAGAACTACTTCTTCCGCCTGTCGAAGTATGTCCCCGCACTGCTCCAGCATTTCGAGGCGAACCCCGAGTTCGTCCAGCCCACCGCGCGGAAGAACGAGATCGTCAACCGGATCAAGGAAGCCAAGGACGTACCGATCAGCCGCACCGGCAGCGGCGGCTGGGGCATCCCCGTGCCCGGCGACGAAGAGCAGACGATTTACGTCTGGATCGATGCGCTGTTCAACTACCTGACCTACGTCGACACGCCCGACCGAAGGCATTACTGGCAGAGCGGCGCGACCCACTTCATCGCCAAGGACATCCTCTGGTTCCACGCCAGCATCTGGCCGGCCCTGCTGATGGCCCTGCAGAAATGCGAAGGCTACGACTGGGTCAACCTGCCCAAGCAGGTCTACAGCCACAGCTACTGGGTCAGCAAAGCCAGGCTCGACACCGGCGAAGAAGCCGTGATGAAGATGGGTAAATCCACCGGCAATTTTTTAGATCCCGAAACCTTAAATGCCTTGGTCGACGAGTTTGGCCTCGACGCTCTGCGCTACTTCCTCAGCACCCAGGGCCCGCTCGGAACGACGGACTCGGAGTTCAGTGAAGATAAGTACATTGAGGTGTACAACGCCGATCTGGCAAACACCTTCGGCAACTCCGCTTCGCGGGTGTCGAACATGATTGGGAAATATTTTGATGGTGTCTTACAAGACGCGGTTGCCATCAACGGTTCTGATCACAACTACCACGAGAATATTCCCAAGTCCGACAGGACGTGGTGGGATTTACACCGGATAGCTTTTAAGAAAACAGATTTGTCGGAGGCTAGTCGTTGTGCGCTAATGCCTGTGACGAATGTTGACGCTTACATTGAAGATACGCGTCCATTCACGCTCGCCAAAGACCCCGAGAAGATGCCAGAGGTCGGGACGATTCTTTACAACTGTGCCGAGGCGTTGCGGATTGCGTCGGTGTTGTTGTGGCCGTTCATCCCCGATGCGTGCGAGAAGTTTTGGTCGCGCATCGGCTGCGACTACGCCGAGCAGATGGCGGCGAATGGCGGCCAAGGCAAGCTCGACGATTGGGTGAAGTGGGGCCAGTTGCAGCCCGGCACGCCGATCGAAAAGGGCGATGCGCTCTTCCCGCGGTATCAGCCGCCGAAGAAGTAA
- a CDS encoding MFS transporter, whose amino-acid sequence MRAIKSQFFLSFTVMGSVLPYLSVFLEQRGLTMSQIGWVLSLTGVAVVVTPVITAALADTRMQGRTLLGLMFAGSGLTLAWLTQVDGYWTILIVHGLFALAFAPVTSLQDGLYFQRGAELEARGQPVQDYHIVRVFGTFGFIVPSLLLYFILRHESVDTTASVWCGAVCCGVGVLNAVLLPKIERAESEDQDTPSRKRQGLPTAAALRALCEPHVLVFCVAMFLIHLAITAYYGFYPVYLTQTVGIEAQWVGLIANLGVVIEIGFMLGFGWFMRHWGIRKLMVVGGLCMIVRYLLLGFFPNVGVAVGTQVFHGIMVLVVHVAPPIYLNRRADKAFRNSIQGLYAMVVFGTGRIAGNLIAGWIADVSLTAVFLYAMVLTLIATALFAFAFADGATHAKHGGGDGGGSAKPQAA is encoded by the coding sequence GTGCGTGCGATCAAGAGCCAGTTTTTTCTGTCGTTTACGGTGATGGGCAGCGTCCTGCCGTACCTCTCGGTGTTCCTGGAACAGCGGGGGCTAACGATGAGCCAGATCGGGTGGGTGCTGAGCCTGACCGGGGTAGCGGTGGTGGTGACGCCGGTGATCACCGCGGCGTTGGCCGACACCCGCATGCAGGGGCGGACGCTGCTGGGGCTCATGTTCGCCGGGTCGGGGCTGACGCTGGCCTGGCTCACCCAGGTCGACGGGTACTGGACGATCCTGATCGTGCACGGGCTATTCGCGCTGGCCTTTGCCCCCGTCACGTCATTGCAGGACGGGCTGTATTTCCAGCGCGGGGCCGAGCTCGAAGCCCGGGGCCAACCGGTGCAGGACTACCACATCGTGCGCGTGTTCGGCACGTTCGGCTTCATCGTCCCGTCGCTGCTGCTGTACTTCATCCTCCGCCACGAATCGGTGGACACCACCGCCTCGGTGTGGTGCGGCGCGGTGTGCTGCGGGGTGGGCGTGTTGAACGCGGTGCTGCTGCCGAAGATCGAACGCGCCGAATCGGAAGACCAGGACACGCCCAGCCGTAAGCGGCAGGGGCTGCCCACGGCCGCGGCGCTGCGGGCGTTGTGCGAGCCGCATGTGCTGGTGTTCTGCGTGGCGATGTTTCTCATCCACCTGGCGATCACCGCGTACTACGGGTTCTATCCGGTGTACCTCACCCAGACGGTGGGCATCGAGGCCCAGTGGGTCGGACTGATCGCGAACCTCGGCGTCGTGATCGAGATCGGCTTCATGCTCGGGTTCGGCTGGTTCATGCGCCACTGGGGGATACGCAAGCTCATGGTCGTCGGCGGGCTGTGCATGATTGTGCGGTACCTCCTGCTGGGCTTCTTCCCGAACGTGGGCGTGGCGGTGGGCACGCAGGTGTTCCACGGGATCATGGTGTTGGTGGTGCACGTCGCCCCGCCGATCTATCTGAACCGCCGGGCGGACAAAGCGTTTCGCAACTCGATCCAGGGGCTGTACGCGATGGTGGTGTTCGGGACGGGCCGGATCGCGGGCAACCTGATCGCGGGCTGGATCGCGGACGTGTCGCTCACGGCGGTGTTTCTCTACGCGATGGTGCTGACACTGATCGCGACAGCGCTGTTCGCGTTTGCGTTTGCCGATGGGGCGACGCATGCGAAGCACGGGGGTGGGGATGGGGGCGGGAGCGCTAAGCCGCAAGCGGCTTAA
- a CDS encoding S8 family serine peptidase → MRKRLKSRVGQGLLLGVFFTGLAGGWPGEAFRTVPQAALAQTQDPQAQSPTPPTSAAPPSRRIIREVIGYDTAADRLGRNMPTGHGIPFAHVEGVPGKYRPDLTGPVYDAVAFSLRSGESNPSAHASQTARIIYGSKGLAPGVEVVHCMTSNDFIGKLVLNAGTVAPPVPPADSPFNPRVYSHSWIGEPPQLQAAMVLRRVDFLVDTHDVIMCVGVNNGRDTPVPALLGSAYNAIAVGSTSGQSSGGVTSLDLPGRSKPDLVAPHGQTSYTTPVVSGVAALLLEQADRLVAAGHPTANRAEVIKAALLSGATKPEGWEPLPGQPLDNHLGAGVVHLDRSLRILAAGPANPGEQIKRLAGWSFPTVKQDATASYRLKLPIDTGPASFTITWHRRIDGRVAIATRKDTQEKLAVWLDGARIADLDLRLISIDGDQESVLAESTSRVDNVEHIHVPSLAKGEYRLEIVRDPAHNELEEDWDVALAWVIDKPVK, encoded by the coding sequence ATGCGAAAACGCTTGAAATCTCGGGTGGGGCAGGGGCTGTTGTTGGGCGTCTTTTTCACGGGCCTCGCCGGCGGCTGGCCCGGAGAAGCCTTCCGAACGGTCCCCCAGGCCGCACTCGCTCAGACCCAGGACCCGCAGGCCCAATCGCCAACCCCACCGACCTCCGCCGCGCCGCCCAGCCGGCGGATCATCCGTGAAGTCATCGGCTATGACACCGCCGCCGACCGCCTGGGACGCAATATGCCCACCGGCCACGGCATCCCCTTCGCCCACGTCGAGGGTGTGCCGGGCAAATACCGCCCCGACCTCACCGGCCCGGTCTACGACGCCGTCGCTTTTTCCCTCCGCTCCGGCGAATCCAACCCCAGCGCCCACGCCTCCCAGACCGCCCGCATCATCTACGGCAGCAAAGGGCTCGCCCCCGGCGTCGAGGTCGTCCACTGCATGACCAGCAACGACTTCATCGGCAAGCTCGTGCTCAACGCCGGCACGGTCGCGCCGCCCGTGCCCCCCGCAGACTCGCCGTTCAACCCCCGGGTGTATTCCCACTCCTGGATCGGCGAGCCGCCCCAGCTCCAGGCGGCCATGGTCCTCCGCCGCGTGGACTTCCTCGTCGACACCCACGACGTGATCATGTGCGTCGGCGTGAACAACGGCCGAGATACGCCCGTCCCCGCGCTGCTCGGCAGCGCCTACAACGCCATCGCCGTTGGCAGCACCAGCGGCCAGAGCTCCGGCGGGGTCACCTCACTCGACCTGCCCGGCCGGTCCAAGCCCGACCTGGTTGCGCCCCACGGCCAAACCAGCTACACCACGCCCGTCGTCTCCGGCGTCGCAGCGCTGCTGCTCGAACAGGCCGACCGCCTGGTCGCCGCGGGCCACCCCACCGCCAACCGTGCCGAGGTCATCAAGGCCGCGCTGCTCAGCGGCGCCACCAAGCCCGAGGGCTGGGAGCCCCTGCCCGGGCAACCGCTTGACAACCACCTCGGCGCGGGGGTGGTCCACCTCGACCGTTCGCTGCGCATCCTCGCCGCCGGTCCGGCCAACCCCGGCGAGCAGATCAAACGCCTCGCCGGCTGGTCGTTCCCCACGGTGAAGCAAGACGCCACCGCGAGCTACCGCCTCAAGCTGCCCATCGACACCGGGCCCGCGTCGTTCACCATCACCTGGCACCGCCGGATCGACGGCCGCGTCGCCATCGCCACCCGCAAAGACACCCAGGAAAAACTCGCCGTCTGGCTCGACGGCGCACGAATCGCCGACCTCGATCTGCGTTTGATTTCGATCGATGGTGACCAGGAGTCCGTGCTCGCCGAAAGCACCAGCCGGGTCGACAACGTCGAACATATTCATGTCCCCTCGCTGGCCAAGGGTGAATACCGCCTCGAGATCGTCCGCGACCCCGCCCACAACGAACTCGAAGAAGACTGGGACGTCGCCCTCGCGTGGGTGATCGATAAACCCGTCAAATAG
- a CDS encoding SH3 domain-containing protein yields MPHRPAALAPALFVICWSLVLACTPGVSQAQSPTPPFDAVVIEANTMVRSGAGRAYYEVGSLEVGAEVVVEAELFGWYKIECPEGVYCFVERKNVNVRGDGSLGVIETDGTAINAAHATKGPADSYRKLMDLDAGDTVEIVDEVNNAYKIKPPKNAYVFLPPGSIEPAANRAPAPAPAEPVDPEPVTPTEPAPAPAETEQAPEPPAPVVVNPPVEPKPAPEPVVVNPPAPKPIDPEPVTPAPAPEPAPAEVVEAPLPEPEVISFDEAVDPVDDSTAEAKPVDLLNDPTVDVPIPDVEVQTDATNEMLRAVEVAMLPYLSLPVDEQPIAKMVKGYADASQIAQLSDSDMAIVRARLTQLERNRELASALAEADAVTEEINEGQPAASEAPATDPLADAETPSESETTDAGDSQTDAGDESASTEPKAPTPPAVPAVASEYDAVGILTASTVHTGANQPVLLRLLDPTGKRTVAYLEPSEAVDTVQMIGRIVGIVGESVYDPTTRLNLIRPTRVDVLSAN; encoded by the coding sequence ATGCCCCACCGCCCCGCCGCCCTTGCCCCCGCCCTGTTTGTGATTTGCTGGTCGCTCGTGCTGGCGTGCACCCCGGGCGTGAGCCAAGCCCAGTCCCCGACCCCGCCGTTCGACGCGGTGGTGATTGAGGCCAACACGATGGTGCGTTCGGGCGCCGGCCGGGCGTACTACGAGGTCGGCTCGCTGGAAGTGGGGGCCGAAGTGGTGGTCGAGGCCGAGCTGTTCGGCTGGTACAAGATCGAGTGCCCCGAGGGCGTGTACTGCTTTGTCGAACGCAAGAACGTCAACGTCCGCGGCGACGGCAGCCTGGGCGTGATCGAGACCGACGGCACCGCCATCAACGCGGCCCACGCCACCAAGGGCCCCGCCGACAGCTACCGCAAGCTCATGGACCTGGACGCGGGCGACACCGTCGAGATCGTCGACGAGGTGAACAACGCCTATAAGATCAAGCCGCCGAAGAACGCTTACGTCTTCCTGCCCCCCGGCTCGATCGAGCCCGCCGCCAACCGCGCCCCGGCCCCCGCGCCGGCCGAGCCGGTCGACCCCGAACCCGTGACGCCCACCGAACCCGCGCCCGCCCCTGCGGAAACCGAGCAAGCGCCCGAGCCGCCGGCACCGGTGGTCGTGAACCCTCCGGTGGAGCCGAAGCCCGCACCCGAGCCGGTGGTGGTCAACCCGCCCGCCCCCAAGCCCATCGATCCCGAACCCGTGACCCCGGCCCCCGCGCCCGAGCCCGCCCCGGCCGAAGTGGTCGAAGCCCCGTTGCCCGAACCCGAGGTCATCTCGTTTGACGAAGCGGTCGACCCCGTCGACGACAGCACCGCCGAGGCCAAGCCCGTGGACCTGCTCAACGACCCGACGGTCGATGTGCCCATCCCCGATGTGGAAGTCCAGACCGATGCGACCAACGAGATGCTGCGGGCGGTGGAAGTCGCGATGCTGCCCTACCTGAGCCTGCCCGTGGATGAACAGCCCATCGCCAAGATGGTCAAGGGCTACGCCGACGCCTCCCAGATTGCGCAGCTCAGCGACAGCGACATGGCCATCGTGCGGGCCCGCCTCACCCAACTCGAACGCAACCGCGAGCTCGCCTCCGCCCTGGCCGAAGCCGACGCGGTGACTGAAGAGATCAACGAAGGCCAGCCCGCCGCCAGCGAAGCCCCGGCGACCGACCCCCTGGCCGATGCCGAGACCCCTTCCGAAAGCGAAACAACCGACGCTGGCGACAGCCAGACGGATGCCGGTGACGAATCGGCCAGCACTGAGCCCAAGGCACCCACCCCGCCCGCGGTCCCGGCCGTGGCTTCGGAATACGACGCGGTCGGCATCCTCACCGCCTCCACCGTCCACACCGGTGCCAACCAGCCCGTGCTGCTCCGCCTGCTCGACCCGACCGGCAAACGCACAGTGGCTTACCTCGAGCCCAGCGAAGCGGTGGACACCGTCCAGATGATCGGCCGGATCGTCGGCATCGTCGGCGAATCGGTCTACGACCCCACCACCCGCCTCAACCTCATCCGCCCCACCCGCGTGGATGTGTTGAGCGCGAACTGA
- a CDS encoding GspE/PulE/PilB domain-containing protein, with product MSQSPIRIGQILVENGVLTEQQVFEVVQAQKTQQLPFGVLAEQMFDVTLQSIEAAWIEQYHRFTGTIDLSEQKFDAEALKLISRRQAWQFEILPIGFEPSGELLMAASSTRLARAVTFATNRINRVAYFRVAESAQLRMFLREHYPMPEVSQKIIERARDMADGFETWPHDEDADLNELLKSA from the coding sequence GTGTCACAATCCCCCATCCGCATCGGCCAAATCCTCGTCGAAAACGGCGTGCTCACCGAACAGCAGGTCTTCGAGGTCGTTCAGGCCCAAAAAACCCAACAACTCCCCTTCGGCGTGCTCGCCGAGCAGATGTTCGACGTCACGCTGCAATCGATCGAAGCCGCGTGGATCGAGCAGTACCACCGCTTTACCGGAACCATCGACCTGTCCGAGCAGAAGTTCGACGCCGAGGCCCTCAAGCTCATCAGCCGTCGGCAGGCCTGGCAGTTCGAGATCCTGCCCATCGGTTTTGAGCCCAGCGGCGAGTTGCTCATGGCCGCGTCCAGCACCCGCCTCGCCCGGGCCGTGACCTTTGCCACCAACCGCATCAACCGCGTGGCCTACTTCCGTGTCGCCGAGTCGGCTCAGCTACGTATGTTCCTCCGCGAGCACTACCCCATGCCCGAGGTTTCGCAGAAGATCATCGAGCGTGCCCGCGACATGGCCGACGGCTTCGAGACCTGGCCGCACGACGAAGACGCCGACCTCAACGAACTGCTGAAGTCGGCGTGA